DNA from Chloroherpetonaceae bacterium:
GTTGAATGTCAATATATTTTCTGTGAACTTCTAATTTTTCATTTTGCTTTGTTTCAGGAGTTCTTTTGTCTTCTGCTACGATGATAAAAATCTCTTTACCATCAATTTCATGACTACCGGGCGAAAGCGACTTTAAATCGGTCGTAAGAAGATAATCGAAGGCTTGTTTGAGCCTTGGATGATACGAAGTGTAATGATGGCCGTTTCGAAGTTTATCAAGAATCATCTTTTAAGAAAGTTTTGAATTAAGGAAGAATAATCACAGCCGCAATGGCATATTTATGTGTATGAGAAAGGCTCACCCGAACTTTTTCGGGATCAAGATGGGTCAGCGGTGAAAAAAAATTAATCACAGGTTTACCTGAATCATCACGAAGAATTTCAACAGAGTGCCACCCAAAATGCTCTGTGATTCCGGTTCCGATTGCTTTTGAAAAGGCTTCTTTGGCTGCAAACCTTACCGCAATGCTTTCGAAGGGATTCTTTTTCGAAAGGCAATAACTTGCTTCTTTTTCAGTAAGTACCTTTCGAATAAATCGATCCCCGTATCGTTGGCAAGCCTCGCGAATACGGGGAATTTCGATGATATCGATGCCTAAATTCATTTAATTTAGAATCGATTTTGAAGTAAGTTTATCCCCGTCGTATTCGTAAACAATCGGAACACCATTTGGGATATTCAGTTCTAATACCTCTTCTTTGGAAAGACCATCTAAAGACATTACGATTGCGCGAAGGCTGTTGCCGTGTGCGGAAACAACGACATTTTTGCCCGCCTTGACTTTTGGAAGAATTTCATCATTAAAGTAAGGAATCGCTCTGGCAGCCGTGTCTTTTAGGCTTTCTGTAAATCCCTCGGGGTTTAAATCGGTTTTATCCGAAGGAGGAGGAACATCATAACTTCTACGCCAAATTTTAACTTGTTCATCGCCGTAGATTTTAGCCGTTTCAGCTTTATTCAAACCTTGTAAAGCACCATAGTGGCGTTCGTTCAGAGCTGGATGAAAATAAGTTGGGACATTTAACTGATTGGCCCCTTCTAACGCACGAATTAAAGTTTCGATTGCACGGTATAAAACAGAAGTATAGGCTAAGTCAAGCGGAATATCCTTAATCTTTTCGCCGGCACTTCGAGCTTCGGCTCTTCCTTTTTCAGTAATTGGAACATCAACCCAACCGGTGAATCGATTTTCTAAATTCCATTGAGATTGACCGTGCCGAATAAGAATCAGTTTACTCATAAAAAATTGTTAAGTGAAAAAAGGGAGGATAGTACCTCCCTTTTCTTAGTTCAAATTAATTCAATGCACTTTTTACAGCTTCGAGTAACTCCTCGTTCGTACGGCTGTCTTTTAGCTCCTTTTCAATGTGCATCCACTTTAATAAGCCATCTTTTCCAATTAAGAAATAAGCTCTTTTGCTCACATTGAGAGGTTCAAAGAGAATGTCGAATTTTTTTGTCGCATCACGATGGATATCCGAAAGAAGGTGATGCTGCATGTTATACTTTTCACGAAAGGCTTGATGCGCAAATTTTGAATCTGCGCTGATTGGAAGTACAACGGTATCAAGTTGATCGAAATTTGAGTACTCTTGCGAATAGCTGCAGTTTTGAGCCGTGCAGACTGGCGTGAAATCAAGAGGATAGAAAGAAAGTAGGACGTTTTTCTTTCCAATGAA
Protein-coding regions in this window:
- a CDS encoding YhcH/YjgK/YiaL family protein; protein product: MILDKLRNGHHYTSYHPRLKQAFDYLLTTDLKSLSPGSHEIDGKEIFIIVAEDKRTPETKQNEKLEVHRKYIDIQLSIIGSFPIGWRGLEDCNSLDKPYNEENDYLLYSDHSTFEMTVGEGEFAIFYPFDAHSPQPPKDYVKKAIVKVAV
- the acpS gene encoding holo-ACP synthase, coding for MNLGIDIIEIPRIREACQRYGDRFIRKVLTEKEASYCLSKKNPFESIAVRFAAKEAFSKAIGTGITEHFGWHSVEILRDDSGKPVINFFSPLTHLDPEKVRVSLSHTHKYAIAAVIILP
- a CDS encoding 2,3-bisphosphoglycerate-dependent phosphoglycerate mutase, which gives rise to MSKLILIRHGQSQWNLENRFTGWVDVPITEKGRAEARSAGEKIKDIPLDLAYTSVLYRAIETLIRALEGANQLNVPTYFHPALNERHYGALQGLNKAETAKIYGDEQVKIWRRSYDVPPPSDKTDLNPEGFTESLKDTAARAIPYFNDEILPKVKAGKNVVVSAHGNSLRAIVMSLDGLSKEEVLELNIPNGVPIVYEYDGDKLTSKSILN
- a CDS encoding redoxin domain-containing protein, translated to MSLTIGSPAPDFELDSTDGSKVKLSSFIGKKNVLLSFYPLDFTPVCTAQNCSYSQEYSNFDQLDTVVLPISADSKFAHQAFREKYNMQHHLLSDIHRDATKKFDILFEPLNVSKRAYFLIGKDGLLKWMHIEKELKDSRTNEELLEAVKSALN